A window of Candidatus Methylomirabilota bacterium genomic DNA:
CCTCCTGAAGACAAAGATGCCGCTCTCGAAGCTGCGTGGGAAGTTCCATGACTACTACGGCATTCCTCTGCTGATCACATACCACCCAGCGTATCTTTTGCGAAATCCCAACGAGAAAAAGACCGCCTGGCAGGACTTGCAACTTCTCCAGCGGGACTACACGCGTCTCACCGGCCGCCCCTTGCGATAACGCAAGAAATCCCGTCTGTTCCAGTCGGCACACTCCCAGGCACCGAAGCGCCTTGACGTGAAAACGTCGTTAACACCTCTACAGACCAATCCACATCCACGTTGAGGGATCCGGAAGT
This region includes:
- a CDS encoding uracil-DNA glycosylase — its product is LLKTKMPLSKLRGKFHDYYGIPLLITYHPAYLLRNPNEKKTAWQDLQLLQRDYTRLTGRPLR